The Lactuca sativa cultivar Salinas chromosome 2, Lsat_Salinas_v11, whole genome shotgun sequence genome includes the window GGGACCCACTTGATTAGTATCTGCATTTTTTCCCCTTTTATTGTTATCATTACTATCATTATTACTTTATTAGTACTTTATATTATCTTCAttcaaatattttctttttaaactaaACACGAATGAAGAAACTACAAAGAAAATAAATTAAGCATAATTTGGAGTTTCAGACTATTGTTATTTACAatccaaaaaaaagaaaaagaaaaaacatgaGAAATTATATTGCAATTCTATTCCACTAAAAGCCAACAAAATACAAACAAGATTCAGTTCACCTTAAACTCTACCacctatttttttattattatttatatgatagAACGGAACAACCACTAAAAACAAGTGTCACACTCTCAAGACTAAGAAAGTATTGCGTTCCATGTCATTTTGACACACGAAAAAAAATACACGTAATAATTAATAAGGGTGTTTAAGAAAAAGAAGAAACCCCATCAGAAGATGAAACAACAGACATCAAGATCCTTGAAAACTCTGTACACCTCTTTCCTCCTATATCGCATCATATTCATATGTACCACAATATGGCAAGAAACAGCAAAATACATATCAAACAAACACTCTTCCTTCAATAGCATCTCTATGAATCACATAACCAAATATGGAACTTTGTGATAACCAACAAACATACTTGTCAGTTTTCCCTCTAACATTTTTTTCAATTACTCTCCGTTGACTTTCTGGTTGGCAATCATTGACCATCTCCAAAAGTCCAGGTACAGTCAACGCCATATCCTTTGCAAAGTAGTACAAGATCTTAGGTACAGATACCTTTGAATATTCTTTATGCATATGGACATTTGATCTTATAAACTCTTCTTTAGCAACTCTAAGATCCCCAAATATATTTTTCGCCTTGTACACTCGAACCTACATTAATATTTGATTAATACTCTGTCAAATTTGATGAATATTGTTCAAACTTTTTTTGGCTTTTAAGGGTCAAATGATCAAACGTTATGTATAGAAAAACTTTATCCATTCAACCACTTTACCCATACATGGGGAAAAAAACATTAAACAACCCCATGGGTAGTTTTGTCAATGTACATACCGCTGGATCAGAGAATGTTCCTAAAGAGAGTGCAAAATGGACAAGAGGCTCAGGGTATTCAATCGCATAAACATGATGTTGAGGCACTGTTGCCGATTTTCTCCCTGGGGATAACAATGAGTGTAGCCACTGTTCACAAAGTAAGTTGCTATTAAAAATgagttaaaaattcataattttaaaAGATGGTGAGATAAAGATAAGAAGCAAACCGAGGCTCTAAAGTGTGATCTGATTCCTAATATAGAACTTTGTATGATATACGCATTTATACAGTGTCCTCCCACGTTATAAGTTGCCTGAATCAagggggcaaaatggtcattttacatgCATTTAACGCTCATCTATTAAAGGTGCCCACTTCAGGTACTAAAAGAGTGACGAAATAGGTTAAAATGAAAAAACCGGATCATATCTGTAAAAATCTGCTAACTACAGGAACGAAAATTGTAATTTACCCAAAATATAGAATGGTATAAGTTTTACCTTTAAGATGGAATTGGTTCTTGAATTGCTATGAGTTCCATATGCTAGATGTGCctgcaaaaaaacaaaaaaataaaatcagaTAGGGTTAAAAAAATCTttctagagtaaattacatttgtGGTCCCTGAGTGTAGTTGAAAACTTCAATTTTGGTAGCTCTTGCAATTTTAGTCTATATTCAGGTTTTTgtaacatttttggtcccttttacaAAATTTAGGACCAATATTGCAAAAATCAACTACACTCGGAATCCAAAAAATTAGAAATTTTACATGGAATGGGGACCAAAAACATTACAAGAATCTCAAATAAGGGCAAACTTGCCAGAGAAAAAAACTCTTTGGAGCCAAAACTGGGAAAAATAGCTaaactcagggaccaaaaatgtaacttacTCTAGTTTCAATAATGCAAGAAAAATGTTTGGAGGGTGAAGTTAAATGACTTACATGCATCACCAAAGCATTATGAATGTTGATCCAAAACGCAAGCTTTTGTTCCCGCTTCATTTTCCCAACATCAATGTCCTCAAGTTTCTTTACCAATGTTCTACAAAagttcaaaaatattttaaaaaaaaaaaaaaaaaccctttcgGAAAACCAAATCTAAAGATACAAAAATAAAATCATTTACCTGAAATGTATTAGCATCTTTGCAGCATAATTGAAAGTATCATCATCTAAGCCTATTTTCAAGACTTGTATCATATCCCCATATGGCCCTCTTTCCTGATTACAATATGTACTCCAAGTATCAGAAAGATTTTTGGTAGATATTGTACTCGAAGAGGATAATGATGAATCAGAGGAATCAGAAGGTCCTTGATGAAATTGATTTGGGTCCCCAACCCCAAGTTTGCAGTAGATAGATGATATACATTTCACCATGTCTTCAGAAAGTCTATCAGGAAGGACAAAATCGGTACAAGGAGTTCCAAGGTGATCACCGAGGCTACGATGACCACTTTTTCTTCTAGATGATGATTTTGGAATTTGATCATTTGTCTTCAATTTGTCACATGACTGATCGGAAATGGGTGGAAAATGTGATTCCGGCGTTTCGTCTGTATTGTGACGATGTGGTGGCTTAAAAGCTGTGCGATAGAGTGAAAGCAGATGCCGTTCTAAATGAAGTATTTCTGTTTCAATGGAGGTTATCTCTTCAACCAATTCCACATATGACTACATACAAAtacaacaaacaaaaaaaattcaaatcggGTGATTGGAATTTGAAGTGTTTGTGAAAATTTTCTGAAATCTTAAACCATTCAAATCGATTTCAAGGTATTTTAATGCAAAACCCATGCCATGCCATGTATAAAAGAGAAAAACTAACTGGAGATAAGCTGCAAGATGAAGGCGTCGGCGACATATTTAGTACACCCTGTTGGTCATTAAAATTCTGCCCATAATTCCCAGAATCACTGCAACATAAATAAAATCGCATACAAATCTTATCAACAAAGCAAAAGAGAGAGGACCCATTTACCAAAACGGGGTCAATCGATTTTGAAATAAATTAGAAAGAGAAATCGGTTTTTCAACAAAAATCCTGTGAAAACTTAGCAGATTTTAGAAAACGAAACAGGAGAATGTCCACAAAACGAAGTCCGAATGTAACAACTGTTGGAATCAACATGCATCCTTTATACTTTTTTCAGAATATATGGTTGAATCAAGCATACCCACATTGTTTAAAACAGAAGCAAACAGTTATCAGTCAATAAGAGAAAAGAATAAATGCTTAAACTTTAGACACAAAAAACTGAATCACGAACAAAAAGTGAAGTTACCCTTTGCGAGTCGAATCGGAATTGAGTCTGGGCATGGTTTTGATGAGTTCAGACGCAGGAGAAGGGGAAGGCGAAGAAGATGATAGTCACCGACAGTATCTTGTATAATTTATAGCGGTATATGCAGAAAGTGACAGAAATGGGTATCCTTAATATGAAGACTGGGTTGACTGCTGTTAAAAGAAAATTCAAAGGAGGAAGAAGGGAAATGAGGAAGGGGTTGAAAAAGAAAGCGACAAATTGGGGAGGAAGGCCACCCGACCCATGATGGATATGATGAATGAATAGATACAAGGTAGAGAGAGATATTGGGGATTGCCGAGGGGACAGGTAGGGCCGATGACGTATTAGAATACAATGATGGTTGATCGATAACAAAAATCAGGTTATAGTGGCAGTGGAGAGAGAGACCGACGCAATAATGTTGGGTAGGGAAGAGTGGATGGTAAAACAAAAGATTTTGGTTAAATTAATATTTTGTGATTAGATAACCCACAACAACAATACCATAGCCTATAAATTAAAGATTAGATAACCCACAACAACAATACCATAGCCTATAAATTAAAGAGTAGGTGAATGGTATCTAGGGATACCCACGGCCAAAATTCCGATGGGTGAAAATGCCGGCAAGACAAATACGTTTTCTACACTTGTGAAGTTTCCGGTATGGAGAGCTTATAAATATGCATCATGTTGGTCTAGATGGTATCGTTACAAGACTCTCCAAACCCAAATACAATTTTTGCTTTAGTGAAATTCATTAAAGTAATAAATGTGACGTGTTGATGGTTAATCTTAATACTATCTAAACTAGGAAAGAGCCCATGCTTTGCATGAATTGAAAATAATTTAGAGTTTTCTAAAAAAATGACTTGAAGTGATAGTTTAAAAAAACATGTAACACCGATAAAATAATATTGGAAAAGGTATCGAAATATAACAATATTGGAAAAGACAGAgactaaattaacaattaaacaTACTTTTGTGGATGGAGATTGCAACTGTAAAAGTTAAAGGATGAAAACTGTGAAACCCCCTAAAAAGTAGAGGTAGAAACCAAAAGTCCTAAACTCCTATGGCAAATATGTGAAGGAAAGAAAAATATGGGGTCAAAATATGAATGTTAAAAATTTACTGTTCAAACATCCCATAGGAtttaatatatcatatatacttataaagctagcattttttcttgaatctcatgcatttgaaacctccgtTTTTAACTTcgtcaaaccacattcatttgaaacctttttttttaactaatgcaactcaaaagttttcttaattatgatttaacactcaaaaaatttataacttatattatgtttaattaacatttaatgaAAAATTTACTATAAAAGACCAATCTTTTGGGAAAACATGCATACAAATCCTATATAAATTTtagaaagaaaacaaacttaaaagttattgtgttgggttgaggtcttatgaccacttttggagatatgctattatattggagcttttaatttttaagtttgttatactaattcgtttttatatttttttttcgtttttggattattgtaatacaGTCGTTGTCTATTGTGGTTTAATTgttaatatatttatcatatgttatatagggtgatgtcaaaaatatttaattaaatattttaaatatgttttttgttttgttttgtaattgtaccgtttcaaaaagataattaattaaaacttatatatatattatactctccatctctttctctctctctctctctctctctctctctctctctctctctcttctctgtatatatatatatatatatatatatatatatatatatatatatatatatatatatatatatattataatagaggtcaaaacacttcaacaaaaattcatttaaaatctaatatttcaaatgctttttaataatgattgtaaaaatttcaacatgtcttacttaattgattgattaataaaaatattaattttttgaacCTCCTAactcttatacttatattatttaatttattagttaactaaaatattttttctacataaagataacatttttatgtttggttactcatatttgtttatgtaattagaaaacaagGTGTATATAGAATGACTACTTCAATTTCACATAGGAATCGATACCACTAGAGAGGTATGTTGTCTTTAACTGGTGGTACGAGATCCAcataccctttttaattatttatattaatgcttagtaatatctattttatattcatattcaccttaattttttaggtacaaattaagGAAGATGATTATCGGCAcaccaacataaagtcaaacgtacgccttgcaaaatatgtaattaaaattaaatatcatatttactaattgacttattttaaaactcttgatgacatttatgtataatggtatattttgtatgactttaTTCTTAATTTCattgtttaatatttgaaagttcacATATGAAACCTTCgatgttttggtgtaatataaatagtgtaatacaaagtttattagttcagtatggtttattaatagctcattcaaaacaacttatttcttattttatccaaaaaatattatcggacataagaaaagtagattattttaatgttatacaaaaacttgtaatatatattggatattataaaagtaaaagtaaagtttataaggtatgaactatattagatagtatcaaaatataagttgatgaatttttatgttatttgataattcggttaatgcacaaaacatgactaaaaacttaaatttcaacatatttatatttttttctataattattttaaccacttaGATGCATTTTTGCGCAACGCGCGAGGTTACGCCTAGTATATATTTAATTGGATGAGTAAAGGTCTTATCTAACATCGTACATTGTGAAATGGGTAATAAATGTTCCACCAATGTGAAAACCATTTCTAGATAGGATGATAGTAAATTTAGTAATGTTAGTCATAACATATGCTAGTATATATGTGACAGGATTAAGAGTGACAACTCAATCACTTTTGGGACTCTAAGCAAATAAAAAATTTGGGTCCCTTTTGTACTTACTATATTTAGTGTTATAAACCCTCATATTTTATCCGGGATTGAGACtgacaataataaactaaaaagttTAAATGACGTAGTTAATTTTTTATGTGTATGTTTTTTGTGAATATATTTAAGGAATAAAGTTAACCCTAACATCACTATGTATCAAAAGTTATGTCAAATGGTTAAAGAAGACGGGGAAATGGGGAACATTTATGATTTTAGCTTTCAAAGTTGAGAAGATTTGTCTCTTTCAAATAAATCCATTGATTTTCTTTTTTCGTTGTCAAAATAAGAGCAATAATCCAAACTATTCAGAAAACATAACtaaaaaatttaatataaattCATAATACAAAAAATCTGATAAAAAAATTAACCTTCATCAAGAAAGAAGAATTAGTCAAGATTGTTCTACTTTCTACATCAAAGTTTAAACAAAATCAACTTAACgattaaatcaaaataacaaaatttatCATAGATTATAAGATTATCACAATTCAGAAGACACAAATTCACAATAATAGATAATCAACATTCAAAAATGGAGAATTATCAGTTATGGAGAAATAGAGCATCAAAGGAAGAAccgaagaagaacataccttttaaCCTTTTAGAATTCAGCCTTTCTGAGCCAAGAAGAAAGAACCGATAATCAGAATTAGACTAGTAGTTGTAATGGTTTCTGCTATGGATGAAGAATGAAATCGGATGACATAGATGAAGAAGAACAGTCGCTTAGTGCCTGATTCTGTAACGCCTCATTCAtggtatgtatttaatttataaattattcatttctatagagaaactcgacgagttggaggccccagaCTCATCAAGCAGGATGATTGTGGACCACACATTTTGctgaccaacttggcgagttgggagatataaactcgacgagttggctgggtaaaatgaaaccctaatttcggagtttttcaccttatttaaacaccttaaaccTTTAATGCTGGCCTCATTTTCCAGCCTCCACTGTCCTaaccctaaatctcgaaaccctaaagctACTTTGAGTGATTGTGAGCCATTTTGGGTGTTTTTGGTGTGTGTTGAGCCATTggaagaaggaaaagcttgaagactCAAGAAGGAGCTTATAGATCCAGAATCCTTGCCtcatccacgacacttttcaggtataaagcttgaaccttgcCTTATAGTTGTTTAGATATTCCTTTGGGGTTATTTtgcttggttttggttcaatATCATGGTCCTTGGGTGTAACAATgagattttcaaaacaaaattttcatttttcaacaaccaaatttatGTAAAAATACTCTCAAAAGTAttcaacaatagttatcaaaacataacatatcccaagatcacaagaaTCAAATCCTTTCTCTAATGTGTATGGGTTATGATGgtgcctttccacggtcctcgctagtacttgAGACacaaaacacaacaactgtaagcataaaagcttagtgagttccctaaaataccgcatacaacacatacgcctctTGAGGCTACAATTCGACCtttcggtcgatgtgtctcagtgggaccctccagttccgtagctcgttggaccctctggtccggtcatagctcgttgggccctctggcccggtctgaatcgttggacccttcggtacggtctatatcgttggaccctccggtccggtctatagaatcatataacatacaaatatgacatagcacataaattcacataatctcatacatagcacataagaccctccagtccataaaaaataccactctaggtaacgtatagtgaaaagactcacctcgtgtagctCGGTAACTCATAAATCTCGGAAATCTCGGACTCCGTGGGATaagatctagcctctgcctaatcatatgaaataa containing:
- the LOC111878941 gene encoding uncharacterized protein LOC111878941 gives rise to the protein MPRLNSDSTRKGDSGNYGQNFNDQQGVLNMSPTPSSCSLSPSYVELVEEITSIETEILHLERHLLSLYRTAFKPPHRHNTDETPESHFPPISDQSCDKLKTNDQIPKSSSRRKSGHRSLGDHLGTPCTDFVLPDRLSEDMVKCISSIYCKLGVGDPNQFHQGPSDSSDSSLSSSSTISTKNLSDTWSTYCNQERGPYGDMIQVLKIGLDDDTFNYAAKMLIHFRTLVKKLEDIDVGKMKREQKLAFWINIHNALVMHAHLAYGTHSNSRTNSILKATYNVGGHCINAYIIQSSILGIRSHFRASWLHSLLSPGRKSATVPQHHVYAIEYPEPLVHFALSLGTFSDPAVRVYKAKNIFGDLRVAKEEFIRSNVHMHKEYSKVSVPKILYYFAKDMALTVPGLLEMVNDCQPESQRRVIEKNVRGKTDKYVCWLSQSSIFGYVIHRDAIEGRVFV